One Hydrogenispora ethanolica genomic region harbors:
- a CDS encoding TRAP transporter small permease produces the protein MQTSSSAPVRSPETARSSPLGQFLLFILNGLMTVTETVGAILLAIMTLIITWQVIARFRIIHINSPWTEEVALMMLVWFGMTGAAIGIRTHSHIGVEFVTNLFPVKVQRLLAILVGLLIMTFSIFLFIEGIALAQGCWNDRMSATLLPRGVFVYLAVPAAAFLMTLYSAESVVRLIFSMGGNQDEL, from the coding sequence TTGCAGACTTCAAGCTCGGCCCCGGTCCGTTCCCCGGAAACCGCCAGGAGCTCCCCGCTCGGGCAATTCCTGCTGTTCATCCTCAACGGGCTGATGACCGTCACGGAGACGGTCGGCGCCATCCTGCTGGCGATCATGACCCTGATCATCACCTGGCAGGTGATTGCCCGCTTTCGGATCATTCACATCAACTCTCCCTGGACCGAGGAGGTCGCTCTGATGATGCTGGTCTGGTTCGGCATGACCGGCGCGGCCATTGGAATTCGCACGCATAGTCATATCGGAGTGGAGTTCGTCACCAATCTGTTTCCGGTCAAGGTCCAACGGCTCTTGGCCATCCTGGTGGGCCTGCTGATCATGACCTTCTCCATCTTTCTGTTCATTGAAGGCATCGCCCTGGCGCAAGGGTGCTGGAACGATCGGATGTCGGCCACGCTCTTGCCGCGCGGCGTCTTTGTTTATCTGGCGGTTCCGGCGGCCGCTTTTTTGATGACCCTGTACTCAGCTGAATCCGTCGTAAGGCTGATTTTCTCCATGGGAGGTAATCAAGATGAACTTTGA
- a CDS encoding response regulator, with the protein MRKISVLIVEDDPMVIEITREFLKEEADFVAVGSARSGQEAVRLTRELAPELILLDNFLPDFNGTAVIEQIRTFNKTVDFIMITAAKEVPLVQECFRLGIRDYLIKPYLKQRFLESLQQYKQFLTALNQSEVSQSDLDRIGARQRRAVAPKGFSPLTEEKIHAILKAQKNGITAEELATAVGITTVSARRYLKLLQEQNKVEYDLIYGKQGRPTYLYRSAEE; encoded by the coding sequence TTGAGAAAGATCAGCGTGTTAATCGTCGAGGATGACCCGATGGTCATCGAGATTACCCGGGAGTTTCTCAAGGAGGAAGCGGATTTCGTCGCGGTCGGCTCGGCCCGTTCCGGCCAGGAGGCGGTCCGCCTGACCCGGGAACTCGCCCCGGAACTGATCCTGCTCGATAACTTCCTGCCCGATTTCAACGGCACCGCGGTCATCGAACAGATTCGAACCTTCAATAAAACCGTCGATTTCATCATGATCACCGCCGCCAAGGAAGTCCCGCTGGTTCAAGAATGCTTCCGGCTGGGGATCCGCGACTATCTGATCAAACCGTATCTGAAACAACGGTTTTTAGAATCCCTGCAACAGTATAAACAGTTTTTGACCGCACTCAACCAGTCGGAGGTCTCCCAATCGGATCTGGACCGGATCGGCGCCCGGCAACGCCGCGCCGTCGCCCCCAAAGGATTCAGCCCGTTGACGGAGGAAAAAATCCACGCGATTTTAAAAGCCCAAAAGAACGGGATTACCGCCGAAGAACTGGCAACCGCCGTCGGGATTACCACGGTCTCGGCCCGGCGCTATCTCAAACTGCTTCAAGAACAGAACAAGGTCGAATACGACCTCATTTACGGGAAACAAGGCCGCCCGACTTATCTTTACCGGAGCGCTGAAGAATAG
- a CDS encoding acyl-CoA dehydratase activase-related protein, which translates to MRIGIPNTLFAAYHLPYWRHFLMECGAEVVLSPPSESAMADRGGKLIPPEFCIPVKIFMGHILSLLEQGVDLILVPRMNSRVKDNFFCPKFIGLPEIVKYAIRETDGRLLIPEVSCNGSHIRMLQLPGQPLAPPGWMRRAEQRANAAWEQLLARCRRERLILPEACRESRPAPGAAQLRIGLLGYAYNLYDPWISKGIPAKLTGLGASVLTWEMLPTDRIERGLRALRRPVYWNFGRTLLGTGLHFLAAPELDGIVYVSTFGCGPDSVVLKWLSLEAAERQKPFLSLSLDEHAEDSHLQTRLEAFCDMLSAKKEEHAV; encoded by the coding sequence GTGCGTATCGGCATTCCCAACACGTTATTCGCAGCCTATCACCTGCCGTACTGGCGGCATTTTCTCATGGAATGCGGCGCGGAGGTGGTCCTTTCGCCCCCGAGCGAGTCCGCCATGGCCGATCGGGGCGGTAAGCTGATCCCGCCCGAATTTTGCATTCCCGTCAAAATCTTCATGGGCCACATCCTGAGCCTGCTCGAGCAAGGAGTGGACCTGATCCTGGTGCCCAGAATGAACAGCCGGGTCAAAGACAATTTTTTCTGCCCGAAATTCATCGGTTTGCCGGAGATCGTCAAATACGCGATCCGTGAGACCGATGGCCGGTTACTCATCCCCGAGGTCAGTTGCAACGGTTCCCACATCCGAATGCTGCAACTGCCGGGGCAGCCGCTGGCCCCGCCCGGCTGGATGCGCCGGGCCGAGCAGCGGGCCAATGCCGCTTGGGAGCAACTGTTGGCCCGTTGCCGCCGGGAGCGGCTGATCCTGCCCGAAGCCTGCCGGGAGTCGCGGCCGGCCCCCGGCGCGGCGCAACTCCGGATCGGCCTCTTGGGATATGCCTACAACTTATACGACCCCTGGATCAGCAAGGGCATCCCCGCCAAATTGACCGGTCTGGGAGCGTCCGTCCTCACCTGGGAGATGCTCCCGACCGACCGGATCGAGCGCGGACTGCGGGCCTTGCGGCGGCCGGTCTACTGGAACTTCGGCCGCACCTTGCTTGGGACGGGGCTTCATTTTCTGGCCGCCCCGGAGTTGGACGGGATCGTTTACGTCAGCACCTTCGGCTGCGGCCCCGACTCGGTGGTTCTGAAATGGTTGAGCCTGGAGGCGGCCGAGCGGCAAAAGCCGTTCCTCTCCCTCTCCTTGGACGAACATGCCGAAGACAGCCATTTGCAGACCCGTCTGGAGGCGTTCTGCGATATGCTGAGCGCCAAAAAGGAGGAACACGCCGTTTGA
- a CDS encoding methyl-accepting chemotaxis protein, producing the protein MLPKKIASSLFLKTMLLLNAFVIIPALVIFVFVNLIVTSSIKEEIQKNLAMVTSEKQSKLNYQLTNMENLAQTLANDPFAKEYFLALKQGRADAAKRRQLATFLEGEVQKGQGLYENMLYYYDGKAAVDGIGGKSDNKTTDQKTTQFGVVRVSPTTGRPVMVNYIAVSGNDFQTLYVFTMAIELGKVAEQIIANGQEQTVKTMIVNGQGLIIASETADQIMKLNLNEAGAETARFFRNMSIRDSGVDFLTMDGRKYLAAYAKDAARDLYLISYTPISQYTQKSNQLALGFLILLGISVVAGLLISYFATRRMLIQPLQRLTAATERMALGDCDIQLDIRSKDEIGVLANSFTVMVDNIREGARAAERIAAGDLGLQLEVRSDRDLLNTNLNEMIRNIQSVIADINMLSEAAIAGQLSVRADAEKHQGDFQTIVAGINQTLDAVIDPLHVAADYIERIGRGEIPEQLEAEYQGDFNNLKNSINACIEGLGALTESNAVLQRMAQNDYTQKIEGNYQGVYDEIAQATNGVIDRLNNLQRVTANMADGDFGDLEELRQVGRRSENDRLMPSLIHLMETVLEMVQESVRLSEAATAGQLDSRGDIRKFAGEYRRVIEGFNATLDAVVAPLTEAEAVLGKIAVNDYTQEMKGEYQGVLREFAAQINTTRTRLLSVQDVFVRLAQGDISRLEEFRRVGRRSENDRMMPSATAMMEAIDALIGETNMLAGAAASGELKARGDAAKFSGKYQEIVIGLNSALDAMAHPIAEASAVLDEMARGSLESLMAGEYQGEYARIKESLNRAIDSFNQVLGEIHIAANQVAAASRQVSSGSQSMSQGATEQAATVEELSASIAEIAAQTKQNALRAGQANELANLTKDNAIQGNAQMEQMVAAMTGINEASTNISKIIKVIDEIAFQTNILALNAAVEAARAGQHGKGFAVVAEEVRNLAGRSAKAAKETTELIEGSLRKVAEGTQIAGNTAESLDKIVTAVTQAADLVSEIAVASNEQATGIAQINQGINQVSQVTQTNTATSEESASASEELSSQAEHLKEMVGRFRLKGGARTEQAAESDSRPAPKARSKKPDLAGSSEFGKY; encoded by the coding sequence ATGTTGCCCAAGAAGATCGCAAGTTCCTTATTTTTAAAGACCATGCTGCTGTTGAATGCCTTCGTCATCATTCCGGCGCTGGTCATCTTCGTCTTTGTCAATCTCATCGTCACCTCGTCCATCAAGGAAGAGATCCAAAAGAATCTGGCGATGGTCACCAGCGAGAAACAGAGCAAACTGAACTACCAGTTGACCAACATGGAAAACCTCGCCCAGACTCTGGCCAACGACCCCTTTGCCAAGGAGTATTTTCTGGCGCTGAAGCAAGGCAGGGCAGATGCGGCCAAACGGCGGCAGCTTGCCACCTTTTTAGAGGGGGAGGTTCAGAAAGGCCAGGGCCTCTACGAAAATATGCTCTATTATTACGATGGCAAAGCCGCCGTGGACGGCATCGGCGGAAAGTCTGACAACAAAACGACGGATCAAAAGACGACCCAGTTTGGCGTGGTGCGCGTCTCCCCCACCACCGGGCGGCCGGTGATGGTCAATTACATCGCGGTCAGCGGCAATGATTTTCAGACGCTCTACGTGTTCACCATGGCGATCGAGCTCGGGAAAGTCGCCGAACAAATTATCGCGAATGGCCAGGAGCAGACGGTCAAGACCATGATCGTCAACGGCCAGGGCCTGATCATCGCCTCCGAAACGGCGGATCAGATCATGAAGCTCAACCTGAATGAAGCCGGCGCCGAGACCGCGCGCTTCTTCCGCAACATGTCGATCCGGGACTCGGGCGTGGACTTCTTGACCATGGACGGCCGGAAATACCTGGCCGCCTATGCCAAAGACGCGGCCCGCGACTTATACCTGATCTCTTATACCCCCATCTCTCAGTACACGCAAAAGAGCAACCAGCTGGCGCTGGGATTTCTAATCCTGCTGGGCATCAGCGTGGTGGCCGGTCTGCTCATCTCCTATTTCGCGACGCGGCGCATGCTCATCCAGCCGCTGCAGCGCCTCACCGCCGCCACCGAGCGGATGGCCCTGGGCGATTGCGACATTCAGCTCGATATCCGGAGCAAGGATGAGATCGGGGTGCTGGCCAACTCCTTCACCGTCATGGTCGACAACATCCGCGAGGGGGCCCGGGCCGCCGAACGGATCGCCGCCGGAGACCTCGGCCTGCAGCTGGAGGTGAGATCGGACCGGGATCTGCTCAATACCAATCTCAACGAGATGATCCGCAATATCCAATCGGTCATCGCCGACATCAACATGCTGTCGGAAGCGGCCATCGCCGGGCAATTGTCGGTGCGGGCCGACGCCGAGAAGCATCAAGGCGATTTCCAAACGATCGTGGCGGGAATCAACCAGACGCTGGACGCGGTGATCGATCCGCTGCACGTGGCGGCCGATTATATCGAGCGGATCGGCCGGGGCGAGATCCCGGAGCAACTGGAAGCGGAATACCAGGGCGATTTCAATAATCTCAAAAACAGCATCAACGCCTGCATCGAGGGCCTGGGCGCCTTGACCGAGAGCAATGCCGTGCTGCAGCGGATGGCCCAAAACGATTACACTCAGAAGATCGAAGGCAATTATCAAGGCGTATACGACGAGATTGCCCAGGCGACCAACGGCGTCATCGACCGGCTGAACAACCTGCAACGGGTCACCGCCAACATGGCCGACGGCGACTTCGGCGACCTGGAGGAGCTGCGGCAGGTCGGCCGCCGCAGCGAAAACGACCGGCTGATGCCTTCCCTAATCCACCTGATGGAGACGGTCCTGGAGATGGTCCAGGAGTCGGTGCGGCTCTCCGAGGCCGCTACCGCCGGGCAGTTGGACAGCAGGGGCGATATCCGGAAGTTTGCCGGCGAATACCGCCGGGTGATCGAAGGCTTCAATGCCACCCTGGACGCGGTGGTGGCCCCCCTCACCGAAGCCGAAGCGGTCCTCGGCAAAATCGCGGTCAACGACTATACCCAGGAGATGAAGGGCGAGTATCAAGGGGTCCTGCGGGAGTTCGCCGCGCAGATCAACACGACCCGGACCCGTTTGCTCAGTGTCCAGGATGTCTTTGTCCGGCTGGCCCAGGGCGACATCAGCCGCTTGGAGGAGTTCCGCAGGGTCGGCCGGCGCTCGGAGAATGACCGGATGATGCCGTCGGCCACCGCGATGATGGAAGCCATCGACGCGCTCATCGGGGAGACCAATATGCTGGCCGGGGCCGCCGCCAGCGGCGAATTAAAGGCCCGGGGCGACGCGGCCAAATTCAGCGGCAAGTACCAGGAGATCGTCATCGGCTTGAACAGCGCGCTCGACGCGATGGCGCACCCCATCGCCGAAGCCTCGGCGGTGCTGGACGAGATGGCCCGGGGGAGCCTGGAGTCGCTCATGGCCGGAGAGTATCAAGGAGAATACGCCCGGATCAAGGAATCCCTGAACCGCGCCATCGACTCCTTCAACCAGGTCCTGGGCGAGATTCACATCGCCGCCAATCAGGTGGCGGCCGCTTCCCGCCAGGTCTCCTCCGGCAGCCAGTCTATGTCGCAGGGCGCCACCGAGCAGGCGGCCACCGTCGAGGAGCTGTCGGCCTCGATCGCCGAGATCGCCGCCCAGACCAAGCAGAACGCCCTGCGGGCGGGCCAGGCCAATGAATTGGCCAATCTGACCAAGGACAACGCCATCCAGGGCAATGCCCAGATGGAGCAGATGGTGGCGGCGATGACCGGCATCAATGAGGCCAGCACCAATATATCCAAGATCATCAAGGTGATCGACGAGATCGCCTTCCAGACCAATATCCTGGCCCTGAACGCCGCGGTGGAAGCGGCCCGCGCCGGCCAGCACGGCAAAGGCTTTGCAGTGGTGGCCGAAGAAGTCCGCAACCTGGCGGGGCGAAGCGCCAAGGCAGCCAAAGAGACCACCGAACTGATCGAGGGTTCGCTGCGCAAGGTGGCGGAGGGTACCCAGATCGCCGGCAATACCGCCGAATCGCTGGACAAGATCGTGACCGCCGTCACCCAGGCCGCCGACCTGGTGAGCGAGATCGCGGTCGCCTCCAACGAACAGGCCACCGGCATCGCCCAGATCAATCAGGGCATCAACCAGGTCTCCCAAGTGACCCAGACCAACACCGCCACTTCGGAAGAGAGCGCCTCGGCCAGCGAGGAACTGTCCAGCCAGGCCGAACACTTGAAAGAGATGGTCGGACGGTTCCGCTTGAAAGGCGGCGCCCGGACGGAGCAGGCGGCCGAGTCGGACAGCCGGCCGGCCCCAAAAGCCCGATCCAAAAAGCCGGACCTCGCCGGTTCGAGCGAATTCGGCAAATATTGA
- a CDS encoding TRAP transporter substrate-binding protein, translated as MKHRFRMILIMFFLCCNDWGLTAAPSGVLLRCADVHRIDYPTIQGVLYMAQRLKERTKGRVEIVIYPQGRLGTEKSAVEMVQLGALDMARVSVSQVAETAPELEILMLPYLFLDNRHKWQVLEGTIGTELLEGLSRHGLIGLCFQEAGYRSFYNRQRPIYRPEDLRGLKIRVQPSQAMIKMVEYLGAVAVPIDYTEVQDALMAGVIDGAENNIPSYATSGHSQAARYYSLDRHSSIPEVVIFSKRSLAKLTPAEQTILREAARESVSFQRGLWPGFEAKCLRQLEREGCRFNEVDGAAFQKALRPILDGYARRNRLVEEIRNYSSALR; from the coding sequence TTGAAGCATCGCTTCCGGATGATTCTGATCATGTTTTTCCTCTGCTGCAACGATTGGGGATTGACCGCGGCCCCATCCGGGGTCTTGCTGCGCTGTGCCGATGTTCACAGGATTGACTATCCGACCATTCAAGGCGTTTTATATATGGCCCAACGCTTGAAGGAACGGACCAAAGGCCGGGTGGAGATCGTGATTTATCCGCAAGGCAGATTAGGGACGGAAAAGTCAGCCGTTGAAATGGTCCAGCTGGGGGCGCTGGACATGGCCCGGGTCAGCGTCTCCCAGGTGGCCGAGACTGCGCCCGAACTGGAGATCTTGATGCTGCCTTACCTGTTCCTGGATAACCGTCATAAATGGCAGGTGTTGGAGGGAACGATCGGGACCGAGCTGTTGGAGGGACTCTCCCGCCACGGTTTGATCGGTTTGTGTTTTCAGGAGGCGGGGTACCGTAGTTTTTACAATCGCCAGCGGCCGATTTACCGGCCGGAAGATTTGCGGGGTTTAAAGATCCGGGTCCAACCCAGTCAGGCCATGATCAAGATGGTCGAATATCTGGGGGCGGTGGCGGTCCCCATTGATTATACCGAGGTTCAGGATGCCTTGATGGCCGGGGTGATTGACGGCGCCGAGAATAATATCCCGAGTTACGCGACGTCCGGCCACTCGCAGGCCGCCCGCTACTATTCCTTGGACCGACACAGTTCCATCCCGGAGGTCGTGATATTCTCGAAGCGCTCCTTGGCCAAGCTCACCCCGGCCGAGCAGACGATATTGCGAGAGGCGGCCCGGGAGTCGGTCTCCTTCCAACGTGGCTTATGGCCCGGTTTCGAGGCGAAATGCCTCCGCCAATTGGAACGGGAAGGCTGCCGCTTCAACGAGGTGGACGGCGCGGCGTTTCAAAAGGCCTTGCGGCCGATTCTCGACGGATATGCCCGGCGGAACCGGCTGGTGGAAGAGATCCGGAACTATTCTTCAGCGCTCCGGTAA
- a CDS encoding ATP-binding protein, with the protein MRLITKITIFFGIIVVILMTSVFLFTQYFFQKELEAQVENSLRVTYESFKLTLANIIREQQSKSSTQTKRDIISLATKDRLEAILHYYLMLAANDYNLDLIEVADPGGRLLADNHRSYETMGVRIPILKSAAASGRSYLTRRGERIYLITTTPVVFDQQRAGYLNVGTQLDQDLVNDFSSVLHVRLLFFADSRYLIGNIAPLDLPPPARDRLGRHPGRTVFLPGSKLRTTQADYIFAGLRTDGSFDGAVALVKDRSEVRAALLRMNLSLWLIVGFGLVFGFIGANQLARNIKKSIFGMEPYEIAALLDQRTTILQSTFEGIIALDQRGTITLVNQEAERLLAPTSDIVGRPVQNYFRELDTQELFSSGQSIYNKYQVIGETVLVYNIIPIQRKNAILGAVITMRDLTEFQKVAEELMEVKNYTQALRAQSHEFMNKMQSVSGLIQLGKYETALTLLHEATESHQDLISFLAKAFAASAVSGILLGKFNRAKELNIQFGIKRSSYIPKHIVLPDHELVCIVGNLVENAFEALQESAQARKEVTIKIHPSARFLRIIVCDNGPGIPAAIRRRIFERGFTTKKGLNKGNGLSLVRQSVENLKGTIGLRCCGATVFMVKIPLKDGGQPV; encoded by the coding sequence ATGCGACTGATCACCAAGATCACCATTTTTTTCGGGATCATCGTCGTCATCCTGATGACCTCGGTTTTCCTCTTCACGCAATACTTCTTCCAAAAAGAGCTGGAGGCGCAGGTCGAAAACTCGCTCCGGGTTACCTACGAGAGTTTTAAACTGACCCTGGCCAATATTATCCGGGAGCAGCAGAGCAAGTCATCCACCCAGACCAAGCGGGACATCATCTCGCTGGCCACCAAAGACCGCTTGGAAGCCATCCTCCATTATTATCTGATGCTGGCCGCCAATGACTATAACCTGGATCTGATCGAGGTGGCCGATCCGGGCGGCCGGTTGTTGGCGGATAATCACCGTTCCTATGAAACCATGGGGGTGCGGATCCCCATTCTCAAATCCGCCGCCGCTTCCGGCCGTTCTTATCTTACCCGGCGCGGGGAGCGGATTTATCTGATCACTACCACACCGGTGGTCTTCGACCAGCAGCGGGCGGGTTATCTCAACGTCGGGACGCAGTTGGATCAGGATCTGGTGAACGATTTCTCCTCCGTGCTCCACGTGCGCTTGCTGTTCTTCGCCGATTCCCGGTATTTGATCGGCAACATTGCGCCGCTGGACCTGCCGCCCCCGGCCCGCGACCGCTTGGGCCGCCATCCCGGCCGGACCGTGTTCCTGCCCGGCAGCAAACTGCGGACCACCCAAGCCGACTACATCTTCGCCGGTCTCCGGACCGACGGGAGCTTTGACGGAGCGGTGGCTCTGGTCAAGGACCGGAGCGAAGTGCGGGCCGCGTTGCTCCGGATGAACCTGTCGCTCTGGCTGATCGTCGGTTTCGGCTTGGTCTTCGGCTTCATCGGTGCCAACCAGCTGGCCCGGAATATCAAAAAATCCATCTTCGGCATGGAACCGTACGAGATAGCCGCGCTGCTCGATCAGCGAACGACCATCCTCCAATCGACCTTTGAGGGGATTATCGCCCTCGACCAGCGCGGAACGATCACCTTGGTCAACCAGGAGGCCGAGCGCTTGTTGGCCCCCACCTCCGACATTGTCGGCCGGCCGGTGCAGAACTACTTCCGGGAATTGGACACCCAGGAGTTATTCTCCTCCGGACAGTCCATTTATAACAAATACCAAGTCATCGGCGAAACGGTGCTGGTCTATAACATCATCCCCATTCAGCGGAAGAACGCCATTCTCGGAGCGGTGATCACCATGCGCGACCTGACCGAGTTCCAAAAGGTCGCCGAGGAACTGATGGAAGTCAAGAATTACACCCAAGCCTTGCGGGCCCAATCCCATGAATTCATGAATAAAATGCAGTCGGTCTCCGGCCTGATCCAACTGGGCAAGTACGAAACCGCCCTGACACTGCTGCATGAGGCCACCGAATCACATCAGGATCTGATCTCGTTTTTGGCCAAAGCCTTCGCCGCCTCGGCCGTCTCCGGGATCCTGCTGGGCAAGTTCAACCGGGCCAAGGAATTAAACATTCAGTTCGGGATCAAACGAAGCAGCTACATTCCGAAGCATATTGTCCTGCCCGACCACGAGCTGGTGTGCATCGTCGGCAATCTGGTCGAAAACGCCTTCGAAGCGCTCCAGGAGAGCGCCCAAGCGCGCAAGGAAGTGACGATCAAGATTCATCCCAGCGCTAGGTTCCTGCGAATCATCGTCTGCGATAACGGCCCGGGCATCCCCGCCGCGATCCGGCGGCGTATCTTTGAACGGGGTTTTACGACCAAAAAGGGGTTGAATAAGGGGAATGGACTCAGCCTGGTCCGGCAGTCGGTGGAGAACCTCAAAGGGACCATCGGGTTGCGCTGCTGCGGCGCAACAGTCTTTATGGTGAAGATCCCCTTGAAGGATGGAGGTCAACCGGTTTGA
- a CDS encoding TRAP transporter large permease, producing the protein MNFDPIAITILLGTFALLIMIRTPIAFALGIAAVAAALYLELPLLIVAQRMVSGLESISLIAIPFFILAGQIMSEGRIAERLVNLASLFVGRIRGGLAMINCVDSMFFGGISGSAVADVSSLGSVMIPAMQRKGYTKDFAIALTVTTAVQAVLIPPSHNMIIYSLVSGGVSVGKLFLAGALPGFLLGLALMVASYILAVKYNFPREEWVGFRKAVKIFLDGLLSVGVAILIMGGIISGFFTASESAAIAVLYAFVLTFFVYRDIPLRRFGKILKDSVNTVAMVFLLIGTSSAFGWMMTYLGVPGAIANWMLSLSNNKYVILTLINLFLLFIGMIMDMAPAIVICTPILLPIANQLGVDPVHFGVILMFNLGIGLCTPPVGNALFVGCAVGKAKMEEVFKPLMVCYLPMIVILFVITFFPDIAMLLPRLFMK; encoded by the coding sequence ATGAACTTTGACCCCATTGCCATCACGATTTTGCTCGGGACGTTCGCATTGCTGATCATGATTCGGACCCCGATCGCCTTTGCGCTGGGGATCGCCGCGGTGGCGGCAGCGCTTTACCTGGAATTGCCGCTGCTCATCGTCGCCCAGCGGATGGTCTCCGGCCTCGAATCGATCTCCTTGATCGCCATCCCCTTTTTCATCCTGGCCGGGCAGATCATGAGCGAGGGCCGGATCGCCGAGCGCCTGGTCAACCTGGCCAGCCTGTTCGTTGGCAGGATCCGCGGCGGCCTGGCGATGATCAACTGCGTTGACAGCATGTTTTTCGGCGGCATTTCCGGATCGGCGGTGGCCGACGTCTCCAGCCTGGGTTCGGTGATGATCCCGGCCATGCAGCGGAAAGGCTATACTAAGGACTTTGCCATCGCGCTCACCGTAACCACCGCGGTTCAGGCGGTCCTGATCCCGCCCAGCCATAATATGATCATCTATTCCCTGGTCTCGGGCGGCGTCTCCGTCGGCAAGCTGTTCTTAGCCGGTGCTCTCCCCGGTTTTCTGCTCGGCCTGGCATTGATGGTCGCCAGCTACATTCTGGCGGTGAAGTATAATTTCCCGCGCGAGGAGTGGGTCGGTTTCCGGAAAGCGGTCAAGATCTTCCTGGACGGCCTGCTTTCGGTGGGCGTGGCCATCCTGATCATGGGCGGCATCATTTCCGGCTTTTTCACCGCCTCCGAGTCGGCGGCGATCGCGGTCCTCTATGCGTTCGTTCTTACCTTCTTCGTCTATCGCGACATTCCGCTGCGGCGTTTCGGTAAGATCCTCAAGGACTCGGTCAACACGGTGGCCATGGTCTTCCTACTGATCGGGACGTCCAGCGCCTTCGGCTGGATGATGACCTACCTCGGCGTGCCGGGCGCGATCGCCAACTGGATGCTCTCCTTATCGAACAATAAATATGTCATTCTGACCCTGATCAACCTGTTTCTGCTGTTCATCGGGATGATCATGGATATGGCCCCGGCCATCGTCATCTGCACCCCGATCCTGCTGCCCATTGCCAACCAGCTCGGGGTCGATCCGGTGCATTTCGGGGTGATTCTCATGTTCAACCTGGGCATCGGCCTCTGCACTCCGCCGGTGGGGAATGCGCTCTTCGTGGGGTGCGCCGTGGGCAAGGCCAAGATGGAAGAGGTCTTCAAACCGTTAATGGTCTGCTATCTTCCGATGATCGTCATTCTTTTCGTGATCACCTTTTTCCCGGATATCGCGATGTTATTGCCGAGACTATTCATGAAATAA
- a CDS encoding TRAP transporter substrate-binding protein has translation MKRNKLVILFLVGLLLVTTCASLQLNAAAPRTLKLAEVHPQGYPTELGDEKFAELVAAKSKGRLKIQVYFGGQLGSENDVVEQAKLGVIEFVRVSTSPVISVYKPIGVFSMPFLFRSQEHQWKVLKGEVGQTFLKGMESVGLVGLTYFDGGARNFYATKELKSVNDLKGLKIRVQPSPIMVSMIKLLNATATPIAYGEVYSALQTGVVDGAENNVPSWVSANHYEVAKYFIKDGHLRLPELLMVSKKFYDGLSKRDQKILRDAAREATEFQIKAWNESESKYLEQAKAKGCVIHEANVAEFQAAVAPMYDMPEYKEYKVWVDKIKAVK, from the coding sequence TTGAAACGGAACAAACTTGTCATCCTTTTCCTGGTCGGTCTGTTGCTCGTCACCACCTGCGCCAGTTTGCAGTTGAACGCGGCCGCGCCGCGGACCCTGAAACTGGCCGAGGTCCATCCCCAGGGCTACCCCACCGAGTTGGGGGATGAGAAATTCGCCGAGCTGGTAGCGGCCAAATCGAAAGGGAGGCTTAAGATCCAGGTCTATTTCGGCGGGCAGCTCGGTTCGGAGAATGATGTGGTGGAACAGGCCAAACTGGGCGTCATCGAGTTCGTCCGGGTCTCCACTTCGCCGGTGATCTCGGTGTATAAACCGATCGGCGTCTTCTCGATGCCGTTCCTTTTCCGGTCGCAGGAGCATCAGTGGAAGGTCCTCAAAGGCGAGGTCGGCCAGACGTTCCTCAAAGGGATGGAGAGCGTCGGATTGGTGGGGCTGACCTATTTTGACGGCGGCGCCCGCAATTTCTACGCCACCAAAGAGCTGAAAAGCGTCAACGACTTGAAGGGCCTGAAGATCAGGGTCCAACCGAGCCCGATCATGGTCAGCATGATTAAGCTGTTGAATGCGACCGCAACGCCGATCGCTTACGGCGAAGTGTACAGCGCCCTTCAGACCGGCGTGGTCGACGGCGCCGAGAATAATGTGCCGAGCTGGGTATCGGCCAACCATTACGAGGTCGCCAAATATTTCATTAAGGACGGGCATCTGCGACTGCCGGAGCTGCTGATGGTCAGCAAGAAATTTTATGACGGCCTGAGCAAGCGGGATCAGAAGATCCTCCGGGACGCGGCTAGGGAAGCCACCGAGTTCCAGATCAAAGCCTGGAATGAGAGCGAATCCAAATACCTCGAACAAGCCAAGGCCAAAGGCTGCGTCATTCACGAAGCCAATGTCGCCGAATTCCAGGCGGCGGTCGCCCCGATGTACGATATGCCGGAGTATAAAGAGTACAAAGTCTGGGTCGACAAAATCAAAGCGGTGAAGTGA